In Candidatus Neomarinimicrobiota bacterium, the DNA window TGGGCGATGGTGCCGCAGTTGCGGCATGTGCGGCGGCCCGAAAGTCTCTCAACGATAGTTTCCATATCCCCCTCCAGTGCAAGAACCGAGGTGAGCTCTTGACTGAGTTTTCCAAGAATTTGCTGCAAACCGGTCCCCTGGGGGAGGGTCCTGGGAAAACCGTCAAGTATATATCCGTCAAGCACATCCTTTTGTTCCAGCCGTCTCGTCATCAAATCGAGCATGGTTTCATCGGGAACCAGCCTTCCCTTGTCTATATAGGGTTTTGCCAGGATTCCCAGAGCTGTCTTCCGATCGATCTCACTTCGAAGGATATCTCCTGTGGAAAGGTGAAGAATGCCGTACTCTCCCGCAAGAATTCCTGCCTGTGTTCCTTTGCCAATTCCAGGAGGTCCCAACAGAACCAGTCGCATCTTCCGCTCAGCGATCAGAGCAACATACCCGCAATTGTGGCTGTCAGCCATGAAGCCAGCGCCCCGGCAGTCATGGCCTTTAATGCAACCTTGGCAAGATCCTTTCTTCTGTCGGGTGCCAGGGCTCCGATACCTCCAATCTGGATACCGATTGAGGCAAAATTGGCAAAGCCACAAAGGGCATATGAAGCTATGATGATAGACTTAGGATTCAATTGTCCGCTCATCTCCTGAAGGTGTCCGAATGCAATCAGTTCCGTGAGTACTATCTTTTCTCCCATCAGTGAGCCAATGGCAAATATGTCTCCCAAGGGGACACCCATGCAGAACGCAAGGGGAGAAAAAACCCAGCCGAGAATTTGCTGAAAACTCAGGTCCACAAGGCCTAACAGGTAGTTCAACGCCGCAACGAGAGCAACGATGGCAATGAGCATGGCTGCTACGTTTGCCGCGAGGCGCATTCCATCCGTCGCTCCCCGGGCCACGGCTTCCATGACGTTGTCATCGAGCTTTTTAACGTCCATTCTCAGGTCACCTTTTGTGGGTGACTCCTCCGTTTCCGGGTATACGATTTTGGCCATCACCAGGGCGGCGGGAGCGCTCATGACGGATGCCGCCATGAGATGTCCCGCTATGTTTGGCACGTCTGCAAGCCATTTGACATAAACAGCCAGGACACCACCTGCGATGGTGGCAAATCCTCCTGTCATGATGGCGGTGAGTTCACTTCGGGTCATGCTTTCAAGGAATGGCCGTATCACAAGAGGCGCTTCCGTCTGCCCCACGAAAATGTTGCTGGAACAGGAAAGGGTCTCTGAACCGCTGGTTCCCATGGTCTTCTGCATCCCCCTGGAAATCAGTCTGACCATAACCTGCATGAAACCGAAGTGGTAGAGAATCACCATAAATGAGGAAAAGAAGATGATAGTGGGAAGCACCTGGAATGCGAAAAAGAATCCCAGAGATTCCTCGGACCCCGGCCCCACGGCAAGATTGTTGAAAACAAACTTGGCTCCTTCATCGGAAAACTGAAGCAGCTTTCGGATAACTCTGTCGAAAAAAAAGAAAAGCGGCTTTCCCACGGGTGTCGCCAGGATGAAAATGGCGAAAAACCATTGAAGTCCCAGACCCCACAGGACAATTCTAATGTTTATCGCCTTCCGGTTATTCGATAGGAGATACGCGATACCCAGGATAACGGCAATTCCCAGCAGGCCTGTAAATCTCTGCAACTGGCTTATTTCCTAACTCATTGCAGGGGGTTCAAAACAGCTCCTGCACCGCGCCTCGTAAATATCCATCTCGCCGATGATGATCTGATCCACATCCTGACTTAGTCGTTGCGTGTAGTTTGCAGGATTGCCACAGATGACACAGATGGCAAGCGTCTTTGTGATATATTCGGCCTCGCTCAAGAGGGTGGGAATGGATCCAAACGGTTCCCCGCGGAAATCTTTATCCAAACCCGCCACGATAACCCGTTTTTCCTGGCTCGCCAGTTCCCTGCAGACCTCCACCAGCGCCGGCTCGAAAAATTGTGCTTCATCGATTCCTACCACCTGCGAATCCTCTGCCTTCTCAAGAATTTTACTGGAATTCTCCACCAGCTGGGATTCCATTTTCAGTTTAGAGTGCGAGACAATATAGTCTGAGCTGAACCGGGAATCAATCTTCGGTTTGAAAATGGAGACCTGTTGCCGGGCGATTTGGGCCCTGCGGAGTCGGCGGATAAGTTCCTCTGTCTTTCCACTGAACATACTGCCGCATATGACTTCAATCCAGCCCATTTCTTTTGGGGTGAGTGCAATCATTTGTATTATCGTCCTAACTCAGAAGCAGTGATCGGATTTTTGTCTGAATCAAGTCGATTGCCACACGGTTATCTCCCCCCTCCGGGATGATAATATCGGCATACTTCTTTGTGGGTTCCACAAACTGTTCATGCATGGGTTTGACCGTATCTAGATACTGCCGGATGACGTCGATGTAGGTCCGTCCCCGGTCTTTGATGTCCCGTGTGAGGCGCCGTATGAACCGGATGTCATCATCCGTTTCCACGTAGATTCTGATATCCATCATTTTGCGAAGGGGCCCATCGAAAAGTACCGTTATTCCTTCAACCACAATGGCAGGATGGGGTTTGATTCTCCCCGCTTCTTCGCGTCGCGAGTGAGTTGAGAAATCATAGATCGGTGCCTCTATGGGATTTCCATTCAGAAGCTCGGTCATCTGCCTTCTTAGAAGATCAAAATCAACAGCATCCGGATGATCGAAGTTTGCACGGGCACGCTCGTCAAGAGGAATATGGGCGAGGTCGCGGTAGTAGGCGTCCTGTTGAATAATGACAACCTTGCCCTTTCCCACTTCCTCACGGATGTTTTTTGCCACCGAAGTTTTTCCCGCACCGGTGCCTCCACCAATTCCGATGAGGATGCGCGATGTCATGAATTACCTGAAGGATCTTCAATCGGGCGGTCAACCGCTGCCAGGTTTCGATGATCAAACGGTTTTGGGAGCAAATCTCCGCTCATGACAGTTTCCCGCTTTCCATCCTCATCGATCAGGGTTATGGGGAGGTTCCCACACAAGTCCCAGATGATCTGGCGGCATGCACCGCATGGGGTCGCACCGTCCCTGGAAACTATGGCCATGGATTTGAATGAATTATGACCCCTGGCGACTGCGGCTCCGAGAGCCACGCGTTCTGCACATACGGTGAGACCGAAACTGCTCGATTCCACGTTGCAACCAGGCACGACCTCTCCATCCTCAGTCTCCACCGCTGCTCCCACTTTGTAGTTTGAATAAGGAGCGTGAGCCTTACCCCGGGCATCAATGGCGGCCTCTAAGAGTGGGTCCATCATGCTTTCTCAAAGGTAATCATTCTCAGGAGCCGGACAAGGATAACACCGGCCGCAAACCCGCCAATGTGGGCAAACCAGGCAACGCCTCCTGTCGTGTTGAAACCTATCATAGTGAAGCCGTTGGTCAACTGAATTAGAAACCAGAATCCCAGATAATAGACGGCCGGCAGACTCATAGTTGGACCGAACCAGAGAAAGAACGGCCACCAGGCGATTACTTTGGCCCGGGGGAACGTAATCATGTAGGCGCCCAATACGCCGGCAATGGCACCGCTTGCGCCGACCATCGGTAAGATAGAGGTCATGTCAATCATGACCTGAGTCAGACCGGCTGCCACTCCACTTAAAAGATAAAAGAGAGCGTATCGCCGATGACCAAGGACACCTTCCACGTTGTCTCCGAAAATCCAGAGAGACCACATGTTCCAGACCAGATGCATGATACCTCCATGCATGAACATAGACGTAAATAATGTGATCAGAGGGGAGCGGGGCCTGGCGTTGAGTTGAACCCGTTGTTTGACTATCTTGGAAAGATGCTGTTCGTGAGCCCGTACGATCTCCTCCTCGCTCACATTCGAAAAAGTGGCGGGTATCAATCCGTAGGATAAGGTCAACTGGTACCGGGAAACTGCATCAAACCCCAGACCCAGCTGAAAAAGGAATGCCAAAACGTTCAGAGCGATAATGGCAAACGTAACATAAGGAACGATGACGCGGGGATTCTCGTCTCTAAGGGGGATCAGCATTCCGACTAGTTCACAAAGAATTCAACCGTTTTGGAGGATAGATTCCCAACCTGATCGACAGCCGTGACTGATAGCGTGTGTTTTCCCGACTCCAGCGGTTCGTCCAATGGATAACGTACGCTCTTCTTGACAGGCATGTATTCGAAAAGTAGACGCCTTCCGTCGAGGTGCATCTTTATGGAGCCTTCCCCCTTTATACCCGCCAGCTTGTCTTCAATCCTGGCAGAAACCCTTTTCACGTCTTGAAAGTCGTACTTTCCTCCGTGGCCGGGGAATATGTCCCTGATGATCGGCTTGACGGTATCTTGAAGAATGGCAACGGCTTCCAGACTGTATACTGAACAATAAAACATTCGCTTCTTGTCCGAGAAGCGGGAAGGAAGGTACGTCCATCCTCTTTTTTGATCATAGTAGAATATGCCCATGTGGGCCGGCTCTTCAATAGATCTTGAGAGAGTGAGGGCGACTCTGGCTGAGTCCATGAGAGGTCTGTCGAATGGTTGAAGCTGGTAGGTATCACTCATGATCTGTCCCCCGTCCACCGGAACAGGCTGAACCACTCTTTCAATCCAGAAAGCCGTGGTGTCATAGAATGTTGTGGGAAGTGCCTGCAGAGAGCATCGGCCGTCAGGCGAGATGACTGCGGCTGAACCGTGTAGGGTAGAGAGCCTGGGCCTGAATTGAAATCGGATCTCACGGGTCGGTGATCCATGGATTGAGACGACGACATCTCTCACGTTGTCCAGCTGCTGAGGGCTCAAGGGAGTTGACAGAAAAGTTGTGGGTCGAATCTGTACCATGTTGAGCAGTCGTTCGCTGGCTGAGGTCCTGAGGACTACCTCGGGGGGATCTGAGAGGTAGCTCCTGGATTCCACCTGTAAGATCACGGATTTCTCAAGATGGGTGGTGGAAAAATCGATCTGGGCGTCTGTTGACGTCGTCTGTCGTATGCCTGCGGGGATATGAAAGGGATGGCTCACCGCTCCGAATCTGTCGACACCAATGAACTGAAGGATCCGGTTACGGGTCTCGGTCCTTGGCAGGTCAACCACCAACCCAACGGCATCCGGTCTTATGGAAATTGGCTCCACCTTCCGTTCAACGTATCCCTTTTCATTAAAGCTGTAACAGACGAGGTCCGTCACGGGAAAAGGACTTCCGTCAGGCTGGACCTTAACGGTCAGTGCCCGTGACGTCTCGCCCAGAACGGTCGCCTTGATTCTTATGGGAGGCGCATAGTAGAGAGTTCCAGTGATACGACTCACATTTTTCGAGTGATCGAAAACTCTTATGGAGACCCGGTGGTGTCCGGGAGCCAGCTTAAGCTGACCCCGGGAATTCTCCCGGATGAACTCCAGCTGGTCGCTGTGTGCCAATACAAACAGACGGTGGAACTCTCCGTCATTCAGCCGCCGGAATGAATTATCGCGCTCAATTTCAACCAGATGGGATTGAGGAAAATCGAATTTAAGGAATTCGATTCTGTACTGCTCAATACCGTCAATAGACAGGGCCGCCCCATGAATGTTGAAGACCCCCGGGAATCCTGTAATCTTGTCACTTGCCGAGATTTCGAGGCCCACGGTACCGAAGACATGTATGGTGTCAGGGAATTCATACTCTCCCGTTTGGGTGACTCGCAGGGGAAAGATCTGGGGAAGGGGACTCCCATTGACAACGGCGTCGCGGCTCAGGGGAACGACGGCCAGGGCCTCGGCCACGGGCTTGCGGCGATCCGGCACGGAAAACCCCGACGTCAGAGGATTAAGGGGATGCTGGGCAGAATCGCGTAGCTCAAAGTGGAGATGAGGTCCAAACGCATGACCGCTTTCCCCGGAATACCCGATGAGGTCTCCTTTCTTGACTGGGAGTTCGCCGGGGGCGAAATACTTCTCAATGGTGAAAGAATTCTGTCGCTCCTGTTCAATCTTGACGATATCGTTCAACAGAGGGAAAAACTTATCCAGATGGGCGTACACCGCTGTATGACCGTCGTCAAGTTTAAGGTAGAGAACTCTGCCATAGCCGGATGAAGAAACCTTGATGCGCCAGACGTAGCCGTCGTCCGCCGCACGAACTTCATGACCCGTGGTCCCTTCTGTTTTGACATCGATACCGGCGTGAAATCTGCGGGGACGCACCTCGCCGAAATTGGATGAAATGGCTCTTCCCAGGTCAACAGGCCAGGTGTATTCCTGAGGGAACAAAAAGGAGGCCGTACAGAAAAAACCTGCAAGGAATCGTCTGAGTATCTTCACGAGAAGTGTCGCCAACTAAAATCAATTTAGAAATGAGGTTGTGCACATTCAAACCTTTTTGTGAGGAGAGTATGCATGTGAAATCTTGTGGTGATTGTCCAATCCGAATACTACTCCCGAAACTTTCGTTTCTTAAACACCCCACACACTCTCGTGGGGAATTATCTCGACCGTGGCTTTGTTTCGCGCTTTTCTTATATCGTAACACAAGGACAGGAAAAAATACTTTCTGTTCACCGGAGAGATCGAAATCCATCAACAAACTGGCTATAACAGAACCGCAACTTTTCGCAGATTTCCCGGGAGGAGTGGGGCCTGGCGAGGATGAAACAAGAAAGGCGCTGTGGCCAGCGCCTCGAAACAGGGTATGCCCATGGGAAAAATTGGGTCCGTGATCTACGGTTTTTCCATCTGCTTCCGTTCTTTTCTCAGCTCTTTCAACTCCTCCCGAAAGGTATTCATTTCTTCTCTGAGTATTTCAAGATCTTCTTTCAAATCGAGGGGGTCATGTTCGCCAAGTCTTTTTGCGAAAAATCGCATGCCACCCCGTGGGGCCATTGACCTCGATTCGAGAGAAGCCTCGACTTTCTTCTTTCGGCCATCTCTGACAATTCTGATACTCACTTCCTCTCCGGCATCCTTGTCTCGAATGACCTCAGTCAGATTTTGAGTATCTTCAATTTCCTCCCGGTCCACTGAAATGATGACATCCCCCGCTTTTAAGCCCGCCTTTTCTGCCGGACTTTCCTCTACGACTTCACTGACCAGTACTCCGCCGGATGCCTTCACGTCAAAGTAGTCCCTCAGCTGCGGAGAAAGACGCTGTACACGGACACCCAGCCAGGTGGTTTTGCGGTGAACATCCATCTCCCTGAACATCTCAAATTCGTGACCGAATTCTTTCATAATGTCCAGGCTGTCCAGAGGGAAGGTAATCTTTTTGGTCTCCCCGTCTTTCACGATAACGAGAGTGCAGAGGCCGTCCTCAATCTCGCTCGTTACTCTCACTTCTTTTTCATCGTCCCGGGAGTCGCCATATTTGTAGACGAGGATCTCCTTGTCCTGTCCGAGAAGACCCGTCATGAACAGGAAACTCAGAAATAATGTGATCAATGGTTTCATCGTTTATCTCCTCCAGTTTTTTCTGATACGATCTCTCAGGAAGGGAAGTTCCAGAAAGAGGTGTGAATAAATATTCCTGTGCCATTTTTCCCGGAAAGTTCTAAATTGATATGAGGCAGGGAGCGAAATCTATCTTAGCAGAGGAGGTAATACGATGAAAAGGTTTTTGGTACCGGTCCTGGTTTTTATTGTTCTCGCCCCGACTGAAAAGGCGTTTTCCCTCTTTGGTGTGGGAGCATACTACGTGAGCGATCCCATTTCCGTGGCTGAGGGGACCGATGGCACAGCGCCGATAATGCTCGTACGGAACGGTTTTGATGGAGCCCGGGGCGGAGGCCTCTTCATTTACGTTGATGCACTGCCATTCATTGATCTTGAGGCAAACATTGAAACGGGATTCAACAAATACCAGTTCGAATTTGACAATGCCATATCGGAACTTCCCCCCGTCGACTTTGGCTGGGCGAGAGTGTCTACATATCTAACTGCGAGGAAAAAGGTTGTAGGTTTTGGCGTGCCGGTTTTGGGAGGTGCGAGAATTAATGCGGGGGGAGGATACAATTTTCACAGTTCAACCCCCCTGGCAGATCTTGACATGGTGAAAGAACTTTTGGGTGGAAACCTTACAGCGAGTTTTGAGGCGGATGATCTGGAGGATAATCTGGTTGACTATTTGAAAGAGAACAAGATTGACGGAAGTGGATTTCACCTCCAGGCCGGTATTCAGGCAAAACTGTTGACTTTGAATCTCTTTGTGAACTACAGGCTTACTTTTGCGAAGGATGTGGTTCCGGATGAAAGCAGTTTTTCGTCACTATGGGCAGGACTGGCCTTCGGAATGTAGACCGAGATCTAACAGGATGACATGTTCAGGGGTAGAGTGGTTCTACCCCTTTCTTTTTATCTCGAGAGGGGTTCCGCCAAGACTGCTGTCTTCACCCACTCCATGCTCCTCTTGCTTTCAGCATCCACGGCGCTGATTTTGACCACGTAGATCCCAATCCTGGCCCTTCTGTCCAGGTAAGATAATCCATCCCATGAGATCGCCCCCTCCGATCCTGTGGCCAGGTTTCTCGCCAATGTCCGGACATTTCTTCCCTCGCTGTCGAAGATGAGAACCGTGAGATAGGCCTGGCTGAATGGGAGACTGTAAGCGATGTGAATGACGTCCTGATAGCCATCGCCATCGGGTGAGAACGGGTTTGGTTCAAGTTTGATGGAACCGCTCGAGGGAAGACTGCGGATGAAAATGCTGTTCTGCGAACCGGGAGTCATTTTTTCCAGAGCCACACAGGTTCCCCAGCTCGATTCCGCCCAGGAATCGAGAACGGGATTCAGTTTTTCGAGGGAGCGACCGTGACCACCACCCCAGGAAGAGGTATAGGTGAGTGAGTCAATCACCGTACCTGCTGGTCCTAACAGATATAGGGCATCCCCGTCATTGTTCAGACTGGGAAAGCCATTCTCAGGTACCACCAGAATTCCGTCCAGAGGGAGATAGGGGAGGAGGGATGAATCTTCACTGATCACGGCGTAGCCACCAGGGGGAACAGTTCCCCCAGGCAAAATCCGCAGTGACCGTTTTCCGCTATCAGAAATCGCCCAGTTTGCGAGGGTCAGTTCCACATCGCCCAGGTTGAACAGTTCCATGAATTCGGGAACTCCTGTATCGGGTTCGTAGTGGATTTCGTTGAGAACAAGGAGGCGTTCGGTGAAGCGGACGATGAGCTCGTATGTGGCGGCGTTGTTGGCGGGATTGCCATCTCCCGGCACCTGGACCGCTATTTCCACCGTGTGAATCCCGGACAAAAGTGGGGGCAGTGTCAAAGCAATGGTAACAGAATCTTCCTCAGACAGATCGTCAACGGTGGTAAACGCAAGGCTCTCCCCATTTTCGGTCACCCGTAAGGAGCCGCCAAAGGATTCGGTCCCCAGATTGTAGACAATCACATACAATTCGACGGCTTCATTGGGATCAGGATATCTGGGGGCGTGCGTGATAGCTTCTTCACGGAGAGCGGCATCGATGGGATGTGGCGTCACGCTGTTCTTGAGGCCCGGCGTTCCCAGGGAGTCGCGGCTCGTTTCCCAATTGGAGGTACCACCGGGCTGATCCAGACGGCGACGCTCCAGGGAGAATCCGGGGGCTGAAATATTTTCCCAGCCACAGCGGTCAACGGTGTCCCCATTTTCATCAGTGAGAAACAGGGAATCCTCTCCACTCAGCTGATTGCCTATACTGGTGTCGTCCACTTTCACAATAAGAGCCGTTTCTGGAACCAGGTTCGCATAAATTCCTTCTTCCATGTCGTAGTCGCCTTCGAAAATCACAACATATGAGAGAGGGGGCAATCTTGTTCCTTTTCCTGCGTCCACCAGGCCGTCCGAGGACCACAGATCCGCGATTTTCCACTGAGCCAAATCGACAGTGTCATGAGAAGAAAGATTGAAGCATTCCACGAACTCGTTGGGATTATCGGATGCTTCCAGGTCGAACATGATTTCTGAAAGGACGACCTGAGCGCATATGGGAACGGCCGCCAGTACAGAGATAATGAGAGGTCTCACGACGAAAGGTTCAACGACTATTGAGAAATGAATCGATCTGGTTTCGGATCAAATCTCGTGCCTCTCGATAGAATGCAAGGAATCTTTCATTTTCACCCCACCCCCTGAACGGATCGGGGATGCTCCAGTGGATTCGTTCAACCT includes these proteins:
- a CDS encoding M23 family metallopeptidase, coding for MKILRRFLAGFFCTASFLFPQEYTWPVDLGRAISSNFGEVRPRRFHAGIDVKTEGTTGHEVRAADDGYVWRIKVSSSGYGRVLYLKLDDGHTAVYAHLDKFFPLLNDIVKIEQERQNSFTIEKYFAPGELPVKKGDLIGYSGESGHAFGPHLHFELRDSAQHPLNPLTSGFSVPDRRKPVAEALAVVPLSRDAVVNGSPLPQIFPLRVTQTGEYEFPDTIHVFGTVGLEISASDKITGFPGVFNIHGAALSIDGIEQYRIEFLKFDFPQSHLVEIERDNSFRRLNDGEFHRLFVLAHSDQLEFIRENSRGQLKLAPGHHRVSIRVFDHSKNVSRITGTLYYAPPIRIKATVLGETSRALTVKVQPDGSPFPVTDLVCYSFNEKGYVERKVEPISIRPDAVGLVVDLPRTETRNRILQFIGVDRFGAVSHPFHIPAGIRQTTSTDAQIDFSTTHLEKSVILQVESRSYLSDPPEVVLRTSASERLLNMVQIRPTTFLSTPLSPQQLDNVRDVVVSIHGSPTREIRFQFRPRLSTLHGSAAVISPDGRCSLQALPTTFYDTTAFWIERVVQPVPVDGGQIMSDTYQLQPFDRPLMDSARVALTLSRSIEEPAHMGIFYYDQKRGWTYLPSRFSDKKRMFYCSVYSLEAVAILQDTVKPIIRDIFPGHGGKYDFQDVKRVSARIEDKLAGIKGEGSIKMHLDGRRLLFEYMPVKKSVRYPLDEPLESGKHTLSVTAVDQVGNLSSKTVEFFVN
- a CDS encoding adenylate kinase, which gives rise to MADSHNCGYVALIAERKMRLVLLGPPGIGKGTQAGILAGEYGILHLSTGDILRSEIDRKTALGILAKPYIDKGRLVPDETMLDLMTRRLEQKDVLDGYILDGFPRTLPQGTGLQQILGKLSQELTSVLALEGDMETIVERLSGRRTCRNCGTIAHVIHHPPKIDGVCDRCGGELYQRDDDRPDVIRERIEVYQRQTEPLMEYYSKNSLLKKISGKGTVEEITDNIIRVIPK
- the cdd gene encoding cytidine deaminase, whose amino-acid sequence is MMDPLLEAAIDARGKAHAPYSNYKVGAAVETEDGEVVPGCNVESSSFGLTVCAERVALGAAVARGHNSFKSMAIVSRDGATPCGACRQIIWDLCGNLPITLIDEDGKRETVMSGDLLPKPFDHRNLAAVDRPIEDPSGNS
- a CDS encoding PDZ domain-containing protein, translated to MKPLITLFLSFLFMTGLLGQDKEILVYKYGDSRDDEKEVRVTSEIEDGLCTLVIVKDGETKKITFPLDSLDIMKEFGHEFEMFREMDVHRKTTWLGVRVQRLSPQLRDYFDVKASGGVLVSEVVEESPAEKAGLKAGDVIISVDREEIEDTQNLTEVIRDKDAGEEVSIRIVRDGRKKKVEASLESRSMAPRGGMRFFAKRLGEHDPLDLKEDLEILREEMNTFREELKELRKERKQMEKP
- a CDS encoding lamin tail domain-containing protein; amino-acid sequence: MRPLIISVLAAVPICAQVVLSEIMFDLEASDNPNEFVECFNLSSHDTVDLAQWKIADLWSSDGLVDAGKGTRLPPLSYVVIFEGDYDMEEGIYANLVPETALIVKVDDTSIGNQLSGEDSLFLTDENGDTVDRCGWENISAPGFSLERRRLDQPGGTSNWETSRDSLGTPGLKNSVTPHPIDAALREEAITHAPRYPDPNEAVELYVIVYNLGTESFGGSLRVTENGESLAFTTVDDLSEEDSVTIALTLPPLLSGIHTVEIAVQVPGDGNPANNAATYELIVRFTERLLVLNEIHYEPDTGVPEFMELFNLGDVELTLANWAISDSGKRSLRILPGGTVPPGGYAVISEDSSLLPYLPLDGILVVPENGFPSLNNDGDALYLLGPAGTVIDSLTYTSSWGGGHGRSLEKLNPVLDSWAESSWGTCVALEKMTPGSQNSIFIRSLPSSGSIKLEPNPFSPDGDGYQDVIHIAYSLPFSQAYLTVLIFDSEGRNVRTLARNLATGSEGAISWDGLSYLDRRARIGIYVVKISAVDAESKRSMEWVKTAVLAEPLSR
- the udk gene encoding uridine kinase, which translates into the protein MTSRILIGIGGGTGAGKTSVAKNIREEVGKGKVVIIQQDAYYRDLAHIPLDERARANFDHPDAVDFDLLRRQMTELLNGNPIEAPIYDFSTHSRREEAGRIKPHPAIVVEGITVLFDGPLRKMMDIRIYVETDDDIRFIRRLTRDIKDRGRTYIDVIRQYLDTVKPMHEQFVEPTKKYADIIIPEGGDNRVAIDLIQTKIRSLLLS
- a CDS encoding nucleoside transporter C-terminal domain-containing protein gives rise to the protein MQRFTGLLGIAVILGIAYLLSNNRKAINIRIVLWGLGLQWFFAIFILATPVGKPLFFFFDRVIRKLLQFSDEGAKFVFNNLAVGPGSEESLGFFFAFQVLPTIIFFSSFMVILYHFGFMQVMVRLISRGMQKTMGTSGSETLSCSSNIFVGQTEAPLVIRPFLESMTRSELTAIMTGGFATIAGGVLAVYVKWLADVPNIAGHLMAASVMSAPAALVMAKIVYPETEESPTKGDLRMDVKKLDDNVMEAVARGATDGMRLAANVAAMLIAIVALVAALNYLLGLVDLSFQQILGWVFSPLAFCMGVPLGDIFAIGSLMGEKIVLTELIAFGHLQEMSGQLNPKSIIIASYALCGFANFASIGIQIGGIGALAPDRRKDLAKVALKAMTAGALASWLTATIAGMLL
- a CDS encoding thymidine kinase, with translation MIALTPKEMGWIEVICGSMFSGKTEELIRRLRRAQIARQQVSIFKPKIDSRFSSDYIVSHSKLKMESQLVENSSKILEKAEDSQVVGIDEAQFFEPALVEVCRELASQEKRVIVAGLDKDFRGEPFGSIPTLLSEAEYITKTLAICVICGNPANYTQRLSQDVDQIIIGEMDIYEARCRSCFEPPAMS
- a CDS encoding rhomboid family intramembrane serine protease — encoded protein: MLIPLRDENPRVIVPYVTFAIIALNVLAFLFQLGLGFDAVSRYQLTLSYGLIPATFSNVSEEEIVRAHEQHLSKIVKQRVQLNARPRSPLITLFTSMFMHGGIMHLVWNMWSLWIFGDNVEGVLGHRRYALFYLLSGVAAGLTQVMIDMTSILPMVGASGAIAGVLGAYMITFPRAKVIAWWPFFLWFGPTMSLPAVYYLGFWFLIQLTNGFTMIGFNTTGGVAWFAHIGGFAAGVILVRLLRMITFEKA